A single region of the Palaemon carinicauda isolate YSFRI2023 chromosome 17, ASM3689809v2, whole genome shotgun sequence genome encodes:
- the LOC137656294 gene encoding mucin-22-like, with protein sequence MAVLVIAVLVITLLVVDMSFMAELVIALLVIALLVAEMSVMALLVYNGAGDSNTVGRTVGDGNASYKCASDSTGVGRTLSDDNAGISGANEGTGVGRTVSESNACYSGGGDGTAVRRTVGEVNACYRGAGDSTAVTRTVGDGKACYSGAGDGTVVSRAVGEGNAGYSGSGDSTAVSRTVSDINAHYSTAGESTAVSITVSEGNAGYSGAGNGTAVSRTVSESNAGYSSGGAGTAVTRTVGEVNTGYSDAGDSNAVSRTVGEGNAGYSGSGDSTAIGKTVGDNNARYCNAGDSTAVSRTVSEGNTGYSGAGDRTAVSATDGDGKAGYSGAGDGTAVIRTVTEGNAGYSGGGDGNAVRRTAGEVNAGYSDAGDGTVVGRIICICDINARYSTVGDSTAVSRTVSEGNAGYSNAGDSTARRRTASYGNAGYSGTGDCTVVSRTVGESNVGYGGAGDGTADGRTFYDMMVLLLAELFMIAMFIIALLVIALLLVKLLVKATLVKAVLVIVVLLVELSVKTALVVWVLVIALLLIELSEDGNAGYSSAGDSTAVGRTVGGGNAGYSSAGNITAASRIVEDGNAGYSGADDSPAVSRTASESNAGYSGAGDSTADSKTVIEGNAGYSGTGDGTAVDRAVSEGNAGYSSAVNITAASRSVEDYNAGYSCASDSTTVSRTIGDGNAVGRTVEGANAGYSAASDSTAVSRTVGEGKAGYSGAGDSTADSKTVIEGNAGYSGTGDGTAVDRAVSEGNAGYSSAVDITAASRSVEDGNAGYSAASDSTAVSRTVGEGNAGYSTAGDSTAFCKTVKDGNAGYSISLSRTVSESNAGYSGVGDGTTVSITVCEVYASYIGASDGTAVGRTICDINTRYSTVGDSTTAMLVIVLLVIAMLLLELLVT encoded by the exons ATGGCAGTACTGGTTATAGCAGTGTTGGTAATAACATTGCTAGTGGTAGATATGTCGTTCATGGCAGAGCTGGTTATAGCGCTGCTAGTGATAGCACTGCTGGTGGCAGAAATGTCGGTGATGGCATTGCTGGT TTATAACGGTGCTGGTGATAGCAATACTGTTGGTAGAACTGTTGGCGATGGCAACGCTAGTTATAAATGTGCTAGTGATAGCACTGGTGTTGGTAGAACTCTCAGTGATGACAACGCTGGTATTAGTGGTGCTAATGAGGGCACTGGTGTTGGAAGAACTGTCAGTGAAAGCAATGCATGTTatagtggtggtggtgatggcactGCTGTTAGAAGAACTGTTGGTGAAGTCAACGCTTGTTATCGCGGTGCTGGTGATAGCACTGCTGTTACTAGAACTGTCGGTGATGGTAAAGCTTGTTATAGCGGTGCTGGTGATGGCACTGTTGTTAGTAGAGCTGTCGGTGAAGGCAACGCTGGTTATAGCGGTTCTGGTGATAGCACTGCTGTTAGTAGAACTGTTAGTGATATCAATGCTCATTACAGCACTGCTGGGGAGAGCACTGCTGTTAGTATAACTGTTAGTGAAGGCAATGCTGGTTATAGTGGTGCTGGTAATGGCACTGCTGTTAGTAGAACTGTTAGTGAAAGCAATGCAGGTTATAGTAGTGGTGGTGCTGGCACTGCTGTTACAAGAACTGTTGGTGAAGTCAACACTGGTTATAGCGATGCTGGTGATAGCAATGCTGTTAGTAGAACTGTCGGTGAAGGCAACGCTGGTTATAGTGGTTCTGGTGATAGCACTGCCATTGGTAAAACTGTTGGTGATAACAATGCTCGTTATTGCAATGCTGGTGATAGCACTGCTGTTAGTAGAACTGTTAGTGAAGGCAACACTGGTTATAGCGGTGCTGGTGATAGAACTGCTGTTAGTGCAACTGACGGTGATGGCAAAGCTGGTTATAGCGGTGCTGGTGATGGCACTGCTGTTATTAGAACTGTTACTGAAGGCAATGCTGGTTatagtggtggtggtgatggcaatGCTGTAAGAAGAACTGCTGGTGAAGTCAACGCTGGTTATAGCGATGCTGGTGATGGCACCGTTGTTGGTAGAATTATTTGTATTTGTGATATCAATGCTCGTTATAGCACTGTTGGTGATAGCACTGCTGTTAGTAGAACTGTCAGTGAAGGCAATGCTGGTTATAGCAATGCAGGTGATAGCACTGCTCGTAGGAGAACTGCTAGTTATGGCAATGCTGGATATAGCGGTACTGGTGATTGCACTGTTGTTAGTAGAACTGTCGGTGAAAGCAACGTTGGTTACGGCGGTGCTGGTGATGGCACTGCTGATGGCAGAACTTTTTATGATATGATGGTACTCCTGTTGGCAGAACTTTTTATGATAGCAATGTTCATTATAGCACTGCTGGTGATAGCACTGCTGTTAGTAAAACTGTTAGTGAAGGCAACGCTGGTTAAAGCGGTGCTGGTGATAGTAGTTCTGTTAGTAGAACTGTCGGTGAAAACAGCGCTGGTTGTATGGGTGCTGGTGATAGCACTGCTGTTGATAGAACTATCGGAGGATGGTAATGCTGGTTATAGCAGTGCAGGTGATAGCACTGCTGTTGGTAGAACTGTTGGTGGAGGCAACGCTGGTTATAGCAGTGCTGGTAATATCACTGCTGCTAGTAGAATTGTCGAGGATGGCAATGCTGGTTATAGTGGTGCAGATGATAGCCCTGCTGTTAGTAGAACTGCTAGTGAAAGCAATGCTGGTTATAGCGGTGCTGGTGATAGTACTGCTGATAGTAAAACTGTTATTGAAGGCAATGCTGGTTATAGTGGTACTGGTGATGGCACTGCTGTTGATAGAGCTGTCAGTGAAGGCAACGCTGGTTATAGCAGTGCTGTTAATATCACTGCTGCCAGTAGAAGTGTTGAGGATTACAATGCTGGTTATAGCTGTGCAAGTGATAGCACTACTGTTAGTAGAACTATCG GTGATGGCAATGCTGTTGGTAGAACTGTCGAAGGTGCCAATGCTGGTTATAGCGCTGCAAGTGATAGCACTGCTGTTAGTAGAACTGTCGGTGAAGGCAAAGCTGGTTATAGCGGTGCTGGTGATAGTACTGCTGATAGTAAAACTGTTATTGAAGGCAATGCTGGTTATAGTGGTACTGGTGATGGCACTGCTGTTGATAGAGCTGTCAGTGAAGGCAACGCTGGTTATAGCAGTGCTGTTGATATCACTGCTGCCAGTAGAAGTGTCGAGGATGGCAATGCTGGTTATAGCGCTGCAAGTGATAGCACTGCTGTTAGTAGAACTGTCGGTGAAGGCAACGCTGGTTATAGCACTGCTGGTGATAGCACTGCTTTTTGTAAAACTGTCAAGGATGGCAATGCTGGTTATAGCATTTCTTTGAGTAGAACTGTTAGTGAAAGCAATGCAGGTTATAGTGGTGTTGGTGATGGCACTACTGTTAGTATAACTGTTTGTGAAGTCTACGCTAGTTATATCGGTGCTAGTGATGGCACCGCTGTTGGTAGAACTATTTGTGATATCAATACTCGTTATAGCACTGTTGGTGATAGCACTACTGCAATGCTGGTTATAGTGCTGCTAGTGATTGCAATGCTGTTATTAGAACTGTTAGTTACGTAA